In one Amaranthus tricolor cultivar Red isolate AtriRed21 chromosome 8, ASM2621246v1, whole genome shotgun sequence genomic region, the following are encoded:
- the LOC130820603 gene encoding UDP-rhamnose/UDP-galactose transporter 6-like: MAPATKAEKKAADVAAWMFNVVTSVGIIMVNKALMATHGFSFATTLTGLHFTFTTVMTLVLKWLGFIQPSHLPLPDLLRFVIFANFSIVGMNVSLMWNSVGFYQIAKLSMIPVSCLLEILLDKVRYSRDTKLSIGLVLVGVGVCTVTDVSVNTKGFIAAFIAVWSTSLQQYYVHHLQKKYSLSSFNLLGHTAPVQAGSLLILGPFIDYWLTSKRIHAYNYTLLALIFITLSCTIAIGTNLSQFICIGRFTAVSFQVLGHMKTILVLILGFIFFGKEGLNSQVVLGMIIAVAGMIWYGNASSKPGGKERRSASLPKQQKNVTDSSELDSKV, translated from the exons ATGGCTCCAGCAACCAAGGCAGAGAAGAAAGCAGCTGATGTAGCCGCTTGGATGTTCAATGTTGTCACATCAGTAGGAATTATAATGGTCAATAAAGCTCTCATGGCTACACATGGCTTTAGTTTTG CTACTACATTGACGGGTTTGCATTTCACATTTACAACTGTAATGACACTTGTTCTTAAATGGCTTGGGTTTATACAACCCTCTCATCTGCCATTGCCGGACTTACTGAGATTTGTTATATTTGCTAACTTTTCCATCGTCGGCATGAACGTTAGTCTTATGTGGAACTCAGTGGGATTTTATCAG ATCGCAAAGTTGAGTATGATCCCTGTATCCTGTCTGTTGGAGATTTTGCTCGATAAAGTTCGATACTCCAGAGACACAAAGCTCAGCATAGGGCTTGTTCTTGTAGGTGTCGGTGTATGCACAGTTACTGATGTTAGTGTAAATACTAAAGGTTTTATCGCTGCTTTTATTGCCGTGTGGAGCACTTCTTTGCAGCAATAT TATGTACATCATCTCCAAAAGAAGTATTCACTCAGTTCCTTCAATCTCCTTGGTCATACTGCACCTGTACAAGCTGGATCTCTGCTTATATTGGGCccttttattgattattggttAACCAGCAAGCGAATTCATGCGTACAACTATACTTTACTGGCTTTG ATCTTTATAACCCTTTCATGTACGATTGCTATTGGGACAAACCTGAGCCAGTTTATCTGCATCGGAAGATTCACAGCCGTATCATTCCAAGTACTTGGCCATATGAAGACCATCCTAGTTTTAATTCTCGGCTTTATCTTCTTCGGGAAAGAAGGGTTGAATTCGCAGGTGGTGCTCGGCATGATAATTGCTGTAGCGGGAATGATATGGTACGGAAACGCCTCCTCAAAACCTGGTGGAAAAGAACGTAGGAGCGCTTCCTTACCTAAGCAACAAAAGAACGTAACCGATTCTTCCGAACTTGATTCAAAGGTCTAA